One window from the genome of Hippocampus zosterae strain Florida chromosome 7, ASM2543408v3, whole genome shotgun sequence encodes:
- the bccip gene encoding protein BCCIP homolog, with amino-acid sequence MASSAKKRAVGLGKNPRESDESSDNSLGGDGDSFSEDSEASEEEINEEVTVDFEGHAVTHNDFNGIKKLLQQLFLKAHVNTSEMTDIIIQQNHVGSVIKQAEVPEDSDDDDPDEVFGFITMLNLTEQKARFSGVQCMEQVKELMLDQCEKCSGRVAAEQLEQMLGDTAKPVGLLLSERFVNVPPQIALPLHKQLQEEISEAERTNKPSGKYHYCLMISKTCKEAGKAIPAPKDEYTFINAEEEFFYEHAVSTFHFSVQDDADSCLSGRWSFDDVPMKPFRTVMLIPVDRFPAIMDKLKEYLTV; translated from the exons ATGGCCTCGTCGGCTAAGAAGAGGGCGGTGGGTCTAGGGAAGAATCCCCGGGAAAGCGATGAAAGTTCGGACAACAGTCTGGGGGGAGACGGCGATTCCTTCAGTGAGGACAGCGAAGCGTCCGAAGAGGAGATTAACGAG GAGGTGACGGTGGACTTCGAAGGACACGCCGTTACGCACAACGACTTCAATGGCATCAAGAAGCTCTTGCAGCAG CTGTTTCTGAAGGCTCACGTCAACACGTCAGAGATGACCGACATCATTATCCAGCAGAACCACGTGGGAAGTGTCATTAAA CAAGCCGAGGTGCCCGAAGACAGTGACGATGACGACCCAGATGAAGTGTTTGGCTTCATCACCATGCTGAACCTCACAGAACAAAAGGCAAGATTCTCC GGCGTGCAGTGCATGGAGCAAGTGAAAGAGCTGATGCTGGACCAGTGCGAGAAGTGCTCAGGCCGCGTCGCCGCCGAACAGCTGGAGCAGATGCTCGGCGACACCGCCAAGCCCGTGGGCCTCCTGCTGAGCGAGCGCTTTGTCAATGTGCCGCCGCAGATCGCCCTGCCGCTGCATAAGCAGCTACA GGAAGAAATCTCTGAAGCGGAGCGGACAAACAAGCCCAGCGGGAAGTACCACTACTGCCTGATGATCAGCAAGACCTGCAAGGAGGCCGGCAAGGCCATTCCCGCCCCCAAGGACGAATACACGTTCATCAATGCCGAGGAGGAGTTTTTCTATGAG CACGCCGTCTCCACGTTCCACTTCTCAGTGCAGGACGACGCAGACTCGTGCCTGAGCGGCCGCTGGTCCTTCGATGACGTTCCCATGAAGCCGTTCCGCACGGTCATGTTGATCCCGGTGGACCGGTTCCCCGCCATCATGGACAAACTTAAAGAATATCTGACCGTGTGA
- the uros gene encoding uroporphyrinogen-III synthase isoform X2 produces the protein MNVLLLKEPNDGDQGSDPYNQEMTNVGLRATLLPVLSFKFVSLNTLSEKVFQTEKYGGLIFTSPRAVEAVKMCLGDRREEWERIAKDKWNAKSVYVVGKATAALVRRLGLNPLGEDTGTAEVLSRVIIERGDTGILPLFFPCGSIKREVLPVALRENGVPLETLTVYQTAVHPDVGPPASVAFFSPSGVNFCLQALRGLAGEQLPQIKLAAIGPTTRDAMLAEGLSVSCTAEKPTPQHLAEAISKALK, from the exons ATGAACGTGCTGCTTCTGAAAGAGCCAAATGATGGAGACCAAGGGTCTGATCCTTACAACCAG GAAATGACGAACGTTGGCCTGCGAGCAACCCTTCTACCTGTGTTATCGTTTAAGTTTGTTTCACTAAACACCCTATCAGAAAAG GTTTTCCAAACGGAAAAATATGGTGGCCTTATATTTACAAGCCCAAGAGCAGTGGAAGCAGTGAAGATGTGCCTTGGGGACAGAAGAGAAG AATGGGAGCGCATAGCGAAAGACAAGTGGAATGCAAAGTCCGTTTATGTGGTGGGGAAAGCGACGGCTGCCTTAG TACGCCGCCTTGGCTTGAACCCACTCGGTGAGGACACGGGGACGGCGGAAGTCCTGTCACGTGTCATCATTGAAC GAGGGGACACCGGTATCCTCCCTCTTTTCTTCCCTTGTGGCTCCATCAAAAGAGAAGTTCTGCCTGTGGCTTTGAGGGAGAATG GGGTTCCCCTCGAGACGTTGACTGTCTATCAAACAGCCGTGCATCCTGACGTG GGCCCCCCAGCAAGTGTGGCCTTCTTCAGCCCGTCGGGAGTCAACTTCTGTCTGCAGGCCTTGCGCGGGCTGGCCGGTGAGCAGCTTCCGCAAATAAAG TTGGCCGCCATCGGGCCCACCACGCGGGACGCCATGCTGGCGGAGGGTCTGAGCGTCAGCTGCACCGCCGAGAAGCCCACGCCGCAGCACCTGGCGGAGGCCATCAGCAAAGCGCTAAAATGA
- the uros gene encoding uroporphyrinogen-III synthase isoform X1: MNVLLLKEPNDGDQGSDPYNQEMTNVGLRATLLPVLSFKFVSLNTLSEKVFQTEKYGGLIFTSPRAVEAVKMCLGDRREEWERIAKDKWNAKSVYVVGKATAALVRRLGLNPLGEDTGTAEVLSRVIIERGDTGILPLFFPCGSIKREVLPVALRENGVPLETLTVYQTAVHPDVVKNLTDYFAAQGPPASVAFFSPSGVNFCLQALRGLAGEQLPQIKLAAIGPTTRDAMLAEGLSVSCTAEKPTPQHLAEAISKALK; the protein is encoded by the exons ATGAACGTGCTGCTTCTGAAAGAGCCAAATGATGGAGACCAAGGGTCTGATCCTTACAACCAG GAAATGACGAACGTTGGCCTGCGAGCAACCCTTCTACCTGTGTTATCGTTTAAGTTTGTTTCACTAAACACCCTATCAGAAAAG GTTTTCCAAACGGAAAAATATGGTGGCCTTATATTTACAAGCCCAAGAGCAGTGGAAGCAGTGAAGATGTGCCTTGGGGACAGAAGAGAAG AATGGGAGCGCATAGCGAAAGACAAGTGGAATGCAAAGTCCGTTTATGTGGTGGGGAAAGCGACGGCTGCCTTAG TACGCCGCCTTGGCTTGAACCCACTCGGTGAGGACACGGGGACGGCGGAAGTCCTGTCACGTGTCATCATTGAAC GAGGGGACACCGGTATCCTCCCTCTTTTCTTCCCTTGTGGCTCCATCAAAAGAGAAGTTCTGCCTGTGGCTTTGAGGGAGAATG GGGTTCCCCTCGAGACGTTGACTGTCTATCAAACAGCCGTGCATCCTGACGTGGTGAAGAATCTTACAGACTATTTTGCTGCACAG GGCCCCCCAGCAAGTGTGGCCTTCTTCAGCCCGTCGGGAGTCAACTTCTGTCTGCAGGCCTTGCGCGGGCTGGCCGGTGAGCAGCTTCCGCAAATAAAG TTGGCCGCCATCGGGCCCACCACGCGGGACGCCATGCTGGCGGAGGGTCTGAGCGTCAGCTGCACCGCCGAGAAGCCCACGCCGCAGCACCTGGCGGAGGCCATCAGCAAAGCGCTAAAATGA
- the mmp21 gene encoding matrix metallopeptidase-21 → MLTSIQLITSLLLWTSTGEKLFHHRDHSDLQVFNAQQAQTITDEYTAELFLSRYGFMKPVRWAETRDRYEDLDDNYDFLDDLQASIQEGTTVPHFRDRPPLEGENQALTAALKDFQRLSGLPVTGAFDDATKEAMNKPRCGVPDKEIEQEPEDPMEVSSPGPELEESLALDAENGTTLDTFNETDSNYTISDTPPRVANDSETDQVNVNGTVSALSDTNATNFRADFTTSSSRDYHLAKTRSGPAVTRRKRHLAALVTKRRRHRRDLSEMGHVAFSKNVLRWRLMGEGYSNQLSIEDQRYIFRLAFRMWSEVSPLQFMEDNGSPLEDIDIRLGFGTGRHLGCNQRFDGSGQEFAHAWFLGDIHFDDDEHFTAPNTGSGISLLKVAVHEIGHVLGLPHIYRPGSIMQPSYLPQEAAFEMGWMDRKAVQNLYGACKGRFSTVFDWIRRERSPYGQVVVRFNTYFMREGWYWLYENRNNRTRYGDPVPLRIGWRGLPADGVDAYVHVWSLKRDDIYFFKGTQFWKYDSDNDKVFGQDPQGRRYPRMISEGFPGISGPIDTAVYDRRDSCIYFFKNTLVYAFNVESNGMAPGFPKAIQKAFPPVSGGDHPGGNIDVAYFSYAHNAVFLFKGRRFWQVVSGRDRRRRPFLPRNGLLPHKEVDQHWFDICDVHPTALTLTR, encoded by the exons ATGCTGACTTCCATCCAGCTGATCACTTCTTTGCTTCTTTGGACCAGCACCGGCGAGAAGCTTTTCCACCATCGCGATCACTCGGATTTGCAGGTGTTCAACGCCCAGCAGGCTCAGACCATAACGGACGAATACACAGCAGAG CTCTTCCTATCGAGATACGGCTTCATGAAGCCAGTGAGGTGGGCGGAGACGCGGGACAGGTATGAGGATCTCGACGACAATTATGATTTCCTTGACGACCTCCAAGCGAGCATCCAGGAGGGCACCACGGTGCCTCATTTCAGGGATCGCCCTCCTCTAGAAGGAGAAAACCAAGCGTTGACTGCAGCACTTAAAGACTTCCAGAGGCTGTCTGGCCTTCCAGTGACTGGCGCTTTTGACGACGCCACCAAAGAGGCCATGAACAAGCCAAGGTGTGGCGTCCCCGACAAGGAAATAGAGCAGGAACCGGAGGACCCTATGGAAGTGTCCAGTCCTGGACCTGAACTTGAGGAGAGTCTGGCCTTAGATGCTGAAAACGGCACAACTTTAGACACTTTCAATGAGACTGACAGCAACTACACAATAAGCGACACCCCCCCTCGTGTCGCTAACGACTCTGAAACAGACCAGGTGAACGTTAACGGCACGGTAAGTGCTCTCTCTGACACCAACGCCACCAATTTCCGCGCCGATTTCACGACGAGCTCCTCCCGGGATTACCACTTGGCGAAAACGCGGTCAGGCCCAGCGGTGACACGCAGGAAACGCCACCTGGCCGCCCTGGTGACCAAGCGCAGGCGGCACAGGAGGGACCTGAGCGAGATGGGCCACGTGGCCTTCAGCAAGAACGTCCTGAGGTGGCGGCTGATGGGCGAAGGCTATAGCAATCAGCTGTCCATCGAGGACCAGCGCTACATCTTCAGGCTGGCCTTCCGCATGTGGAGCGAGGTGTCACCGCTCCAGTTCATGGAGGACAACGGGTCACCGCTGGAGGACATCGACATCAGACTGGGCTTTGGCACAG GAAGACATCTTGGTTGCAATCAGAGGTTTGATGGCAGCGGTCAAGAGTTTGCTCACGCCTGGTTTCTGGGCGACATCCACTTCGATGACGACGAACATTTTACAGCGCCGAACACCGGCAGTGGAATTAGCCTCCTGAAG gtggcagTTCACGAGATCGGACACGTTTTAGGGCTACCCCACATCTACAGACCCGGATCCATCATGCAGCCCAGCTACCTGCCCCAAGAGGCCGCTTTTGAAATGGGCTGGATGGACAGGAAAGCCGTACAGAACCTCTACG GCGCCTGCAAGGGCCGCTTCAGCACCGTGTTCGACTGGATCCGACGGGAGAGGAGCCCCTACGGCCAAGTGGTGGTCCGTTTCAACACCTACTTTATGAGGGAGGGCTGGTACTGGCTGTACGAGAACCGCAACAACCGGACGCGCTACGGCGACCCGGTGCCGCTGCGGATCGGCTGGCGGGGGCTCCCCGCGGATGGAGTGGACGCCTATGTGCACGTTTGGTCTCTGAAGCGAGACGACATCTACTTTTTCAAAG GTACTCAGTTCTGGAAGTACGACAGCGACAACGACAAGGTCTTCGGACAGGACCCGCAGGGCCGCCGCTATCCCAGGATGATCTCCGAGGGTTTCCCGGGAATCTCCGGTCCCATTGATACGGCCGTGTACGACCGAAGGGACTCGTGCATTTACTTCTTCAAAAACACCCTT GTGTACGCCTTTAACGTGGAGTCCAACGGCATGGCACCGGGTTTTCCGAAAGCCATCCAAAAGGCGTTCCCGCCGGTGTCTGGCGGAGACCACCCGGGCGGTAACATCGACGTTGCCTATTTCTCGTACGCACACAACGCCGTCTTCCTCTTCAAGGGCCGGCGCTTCTGGCAGGTGGTGAGCGGCCGCGACCGCCGCCGACGCCCCTTCCTGCCGCGGAACGGCCTGCTGCCGCACAAGGAAGTGGATCAGCACTGGTTCGACATCTGCGACGTCCACCCGACCGCACTCACGCTAACTAGATGA